A genomic region of Oncorhynchus mykiss isolate Arlee chromosome 4, USDA_OmykA_1.1, whole genome shotgun sequence contains the following coding sequences:
- the LOC110522477 gene encoding alpha-1,6-mannosyl-glycoprotein 2-beta-N-acetylglucosaminyltransferase isoform X2 yields MRFRVYKRKVVILTLVVVVCGLAFWTSGKQKKSSGVVVLKEAEGARRSSSSQVQPQPQATPAVSRIPNLPPIAPVNETHQKNQPEKHLEKEEVVKPEVDNTTQVYRGIVFQLNFDQTVRHEEQFRAARKKDDLVVVVQVHNRPDYLRLLVESLRKARGVESILLIFSHDFWSPEINQVVASVDFCQVLQIFFPFSIQLYPQEFPGHDPRDCPRDISKIDALKLGCINAEYPDSFGHYREAKFSQTKHHWWWKLHFVWDRVRALKDHRGLVLLIEEDHFLSPDFLHFLKLMSILKRENCPDCDILSLGSYGHISYPSKANKVEVKAWKSTEHNMGMALSRETYQKLIQCTDAFCTYDDYNWDWSLQHLTVTCLPSYWKVMVSEAPRVFHAGDCGMHHKKSVCMPSSQKTKIDTILQSSSNQLFPKNLLITKRLPANGAGGVAPHVKNGGWGDIRDHELCKSYPRLQ; encoded by the coding sequence GTGGTGATACTGacgctggtggtggtggtgtgtggccTAGCCTTCTGGACCAGTGGGAAGCAGAAGAAGAGCAGTGGGGTGGTGGTCCTGAAAGAGGCTGAGGGGGCGAGGAGAAGCAGCAGTAGCCAGGTGCAGCCACAGCCGCAGGCCACACCTGCAGTCAGCCGGATACCTAACCTACCACCCATCGCACCTGTCAACGAGACACACCAGAAGAACCAGCCTGAAAAGCACCTGGAGAAAGAGGAGGTGGTAAAACCAGAGGTGGACAACACCACCCAGGTCTACCGTGGCATTGTGTTCCAGCTCAACTTTGACCAGACAGTGAGACATGAGGAGCAGTTCAGGGCAGCGAGGAAGAAGGATGATCTGGTGGTGGTGGTCCAGGTGCACAACAGACCTGACTACCTGAGGCTGCTGGTGGAGAGTCTGAGAAAGGCCAGGGGCGTGGAGAGCATCCTGCTCATCTTCAGCCACGACTTCTGGTCCCCCGAGATCAACCAGGTGGTGGCCTCAGTGGACTTCTGCCAGGTTCTCCAGATCTTCTTTCCCTTCAGCATCCAACTGTACCCCCAGGAGTTCCCGGGCCACGACCCCAGGGACTGCCCCAGAGACATTTCCAAGATAGACGCCTTAAAGCTGGGCTGCATCAACGCAGAGTACCCCGACTCGTTTGGCCACTACCGCGAGGCCAAGTTCTCCCAGACCAAGCACCACTGGTGGTGGAAGCTGCACTTTGTGTGGGACAGGGTCCGGGCCCTGAAGGACCACCGGGGTCTGGTGCTTCTCATCGAGGAGGACCACTTCCTCTCCCCTGACTTCCTCCACTTCCTCAAGCTGATGTCCATCCTGAAGAGGGAGAATTGCCCTGACTGTGACATCCTATCTCTGGGGAGCTACGGCCACATCAGCTACCCCAGTAAAGCCAACAAGGTGGAGGTGAAAGCCTGGAAGTCCACCGAGCACAACATGGGCATGGCTCTGAGCAGGGAGACCTACCAGAAACTCATTCAATGCACCGACGCCTTCTGCACCTATGACGACTACAACTGGGACTGGTCCCTGCAGCACCTGACCGTAACCTGCCTGCCCTCCTACTGGAAGGTCATGGTGAGCGAGGCACCCCGCGTCTTCCATGCCGGGGACTGCGGGATGCACCACAAGAAGTCCGTGTGCATGCCGTCCAGCCAAAAGACCAAGATAGATACCATTCTACAGAGCAGCAGCAATCAGCTGTTCCCCAAGAACCTGCTGATTACTAAGAGACTTCCGGCTAACGGGGCAGGGGGGGTGGCGCCCCACGTGAAGAACGGCGGTTGGGGGGACATTAGGGACCATGAACTCTGCAAGAGCTACCCTCGATTACAGTGA
- the LOC110522477 gene encoding alpha-1,6-mannosyl-glycoprotein 2-beta-N-acetylglucosaminyltransferase isoform X1, whose amino-acid sequence MRFRVYKRKVQYTTSPKSCVVILTLVVVVCGLAFWTSGKQKKSSGVVVLKEAEGARRSSSSQVQPQPQATPAVSRIPNLPPIAPVNETHQKNQPEKHLEKEEVVKPEVDNTTQVYRGIVFQLNFDQTVRHEEQFRAARKKDDLVVVVQVHNRPDYLRLLVESLRKARGVESILLIFSHDFWSPEINQVVASVDFCQVLQIFFPFSIQLYPQEFPGHDPRDCPRDISKIDALKLGCINAEYPDSFGHYREAKFSQTKHHWWWKLHFVWDRVRALKDHRGLVLLIEEDHFLSPDFLHFLKLMSILKRENCPDCDILSLGSYGHISYPSKANKVEVKAWKSTEHNMGMALSRETYQKLIQCTDAFCTYDDYNWDWSLQHLTVTCLPSYWKVMVSEAPRVFHAGDCGMHHKKSVCMPSSQKTKIDTILQSSSNQLFPKNLLITKRLPANGAGGVAPHVKNGGWGDIRDHELCKSYPRLQ is encoded by the coding sequence GTGGTGATACTGacgctggtggtggtggtgtgtggccTAGCCTTCTGGACCAGTGGGAAGCAGAAGAAGAGCAGTGGGGTGGTGGTCCTGAAAGAGGCTGAGGGGGCGAGGAGAAGCAGCAGTAGCCAGGTGCAGCCACAGCCGCAGGCCACACCTGCAGTCAGCCGGATACCTAACCTACCACCCATCGCACCTGTCAACGAGACACACCAGAAGAACCAGCCTGAAAAGCACCTGGAGAAAGAGGAGGTGGTAAAACCAGAGGTGGACAACACCACCCAGGTCTACCGTGGCATTGTGTTCCAGCTCAACTTTGACCAGACAGTGAGACATGAGGAGCAGTTCAGGGCAGCGAGGAAGAAGGATGATCTGGTGGTGGTGGTCCAGGTGCACAACAGACCTGACTACCTGAGGCTGCTGGTGGAGAGTCTGAGAAAGGCCAGGGGCGTGGAGAGCATCCTGCTCATCTTCAGCCACGACTTCTGGTCCCCCGAGATCAACCAGGTGGTGGCCTCAGTGGACTTCTGCCAGGTTCTCCAGATCTTCTTTCCCTTCAGCATCCAACTGTACCCCCAGGAGTTCCCGGGCCACGACCCCAGGGACTGCCCCAGAGACATTTCCAAGATAGACGCCTTAAAGCTGGGCTGCATCAACGCAGAGTACCCCGACTCGTTTGGCCACTACCGCGAGGCCAAGTTCTCCCAGACCAAGCACCACTGGTGGTGGAAGCTGCACTTTGTGTGGGACAGGGTCCGGGCCCTGAAGGACCACCGGGGTCTGGTGCTTCTCATCGAGGAGGACCACTTCCTCTCCCCTGACTTCCTCCACTTCCTCAAGCTGATGTCCATCCTGAAGAGGGAGAATTGCCCTGACTGTGACATCCTATCTCTGGGGAGCTACGGCCACATCAGCTACCCCAGTAAAGCCAACAAGGTGGAGGTGAAAGCCTGGAAGTCCACCGAGCACAACATGGGCATGGCTCTGAGCAGGGAGACCTACCAGAAACTCATTCAATGCACCGACGCCTTCTGCACCTATGACGACTACAACTGGGACTGGTCCCTGCAGCACCTGACCGTAACCTGCCTGCCCTCCTACTGGAAGGTCATGGTGAGCGAGGCACCCCGCGTCTTCCATGCCGGGGACTGCGGGATGCACCACAAGAAGTCCGTGTGCATGCCGTCCAGCCAAAAGACCAAGATAGATACCATTCTACAGAGCAGCAGCAATCAGCTGTTCCCCAAGAACCTGCTGATTACTAAGAGACTTCCGGCTAACGGGGCAGGGGGGGTGGCGCCCCACGTGAAGAACGGCGGTTGGGGGGACATTAGGGACCATGAACTCTGCAAGAGCTACCCTCGATTACAGTGA